The following proteins are co-located in the Theropithecus gelada isolate Dixy chromosome 19, Tgel_1.0, whole genome shotgun sequence genome:
- the FAM71E1 gene encoding LOW QUALITY PROTEIN: protein FAM71E1 (The sequence of the model RefSeq protein was modified relative to this genomic sequence to represent the inferred CDS: inserted 1 base in 1 codon; deleted 1 base in 1 codon; substituted 1 base at 1 genomic stop codon) — MQPPLXPDLQEPPPPGTSSQTGSPLLCDVIKPDPHHDVTMXLAQPPHFLPRLLPPLPSGGDIAIRRDRGAKPALGGAGKVEPGGMAASPTGRRRRLQRYLQSGEFDQLRDFPIFESNFVQFCRHIYSAPTSDLWPQVTRLGEVANEVTMGVAASSPALELPDLLLLAGPDKENGHLQLFGLFPLKFVQLFVHDESRCQLEVKLNTSRTFYLRLRAPLETRDREFGQWVRLLYRLRFLSASAVPFTQEHQVLEDEDEEGDDDEVEAQREWKEPQGVEARLDPKTSELWGL; from the exons ATGCAGCCGCCCCTTTAGCCTGATCTCCAGGAGCCGCCCCCTCCAGGGACGTCATCACAAACTGGGAGCCCGCTTCTGTGTGACGTCATAAAACCCGATCCGCATCATGACGTCACAA CCCTAGCCCAGCCCCCTCATTTTCTCCCTCGGCTCCTTCCTCCGCTCCCGTCGGGCGGGGACATCGCGATAAGGCGGGATCGCGGCGCTAAGCCGGCCCTGGGTGGAGCTGGCAAGGTGGAACCAGGTGGGATGGCAG CCTCTCCCACGGGCCGTCGCAGACGGCTCCAACGCTACCTCCAGAGCGGCGAATTCGACCAGTTGCGGGACTTCCCCATCTTTGAGAGCAACTTTGTGCAG TTCTGCCGCCACATCTATTCTGCCCCT ACCTCTGATCTCTGGCCCCAGGTGACTCGGTTGGGAGAAGTTGCCAACGAGGTCACCATGGGGGTGGCAGCCTCCAGTCCAGCCCTGGAGCTCCCGGACCTATTGCTTCTGGCCGGCCCTGACAAGGAGAATGGACACCTGCAACTCTTCGG GCTGTTCCCCTTGAAGTTCGTCCAGCTCTTTGTCCACGATGAAAGCCGGTGTCAGCTCGAGGTCAAGTTGAACACCAGCCGAACCTTCTACTTGCGACTGCGCGCCCCACTCGAGACCCGAGACCGGGAGTTCGGCCAGTGGGTGCGGCTGCTCTACCGCCTGCGCTTCCTCTCCGCCTCTGCCGTGCCCTTCACGCAGGAGCACCAAGTGCTGGAGGATGAAGATGAGGAGGGCGATGACGATGAGGTGGAGGCCCAGAGGGAGTGGAAGGAG ccccaagGCGTGGAAGCCAGACTTGACCCCAAGACCTCTGAACTCTGGGGACTCTGA